The Rhodanobacteraceae bacterium genomic sequence AGCGGTCACCACGATCAACGCCAGCCTGAAGCCGGATATCGCCAAGGCCGAGCAGCAAAGGCGGAGCGACGACAACCTCTGTGTGCACGTCGGTTGTCGCAATCCTTGATTCGCAGCTTGCACAGGAAGGATTTGTTGCTCCTGCGGTGTGCGAAGAAGAAAGTGATCGGCACACTCCTCAACCCGTGCCCTGGCCGACCGGCCTGCATGGCTCAGCGGGCGATGCGCCGGATTCGGGCCTCCGTGTCTCGCGGCCGCGCATCAAGGACTATGCGGTCAAGGGTGCTGTATGTAGTAATTCGCTGATGCGGTGGCGCTGAGCGCACTGGTGATCGGCAACAACTGCGTCAGGAAGCGGTTCCACTTGGTGACGCCGGCCGAGGACGCGAATACCACGTCGCCCGGTTTCACCCGGAATTGGGATCCGACGGCGAAGGCCACGGCGGATTTTGCATCCAGTTCGTACACCGTGGCATGCGGACTGCCCTGGTTGGTGACATCGCGGATCACGTAAATCTTGCCTTTCGAGGTGACCTGGTTCAGGCCGCCGGCCTGGCCGATCGCCTGCGTCAACGTGAGATCAGCCGTCTTGAACCTGATTGCCTCCGGGCGGTTCACCTCGCCCATCACGTAAATCTCCTGGCGATCGTTGTAGGGCAGATAAACGCGATCACCGGCCTTCAGATAAATCCGTTTGGCCAGGTCATTTTGGGCGAGGCTGTCCATATCGAGGTGATAGACCGTGCCATCGCGTGACAGCAACACGTCCGACAGGTTGGCGTTCGGGACGTCCACGGTAGCCGTGCCCATGGCTTCGCCGAGCGTCAGCGGCACCGTGGTGATCGCTTGCGGCCCGGTCTTGGTGAATGCGCCCTCCATCAGCACATGCTGGCTGTTGTAGGCGACCACGTTGACGTCGACTTGCGGATTCTTGATGTAAGTGGACAACTTGCGCGTGAGCAACTGGCGCAGCTGTTCGACCGTCTTGCCCGCCGCATGCACCGTGCCTGCAAACGGAAAATAGATCGTGCCGTCGGGACGCACCACACGGCCATTGGCCGCCGTCTCCTGCTGCGTTCCGGCCGGCGATGTCAGTTCGGGATGTTCCCAGACCGTGATGTAAAGCGAATCGCCGGGCCCGACCTCATACGGCTGCGGCTGGTAATCGGCCAGTGCCGCGGGTATGGCCTCCGGCACATCCGAACGGATTTGCGTGGCGATCAACTGCGGCGTGATCGGCACCAGATGGACATAATCGGAGTTGGCATTCTCGCCGCGGACGCTCATCGACATGTCCTGGCCGGGCACACAGCCTGCCATGACGGTGCACAGGACCAGCGCCAGCAGCCCGCCCAGGACATTGCGCGCGCGCAGGCCATGCGCCGCACGCAGCCGGGGAGCGATTTCAGCGAGGGGATTCCGGGAAGTTTCCATGGTCAACACCGTCTTGTTGTTCGTGAGGGCGCACTCGCCGGGAAATGCGATGCCACGGCACGCGCCTGCTCGCACGGCGCGCCGCGGATCGCGGCTCTTCACGCGCGGCGCAGATCACGCGATGTCGTGATCGGCCGCCCGGACCAACACTTTCGCGGCAGGCCCGAGGGCAGCCGCGGGAATGGTGCGACGCAGCAACGGCGTCGACGATCCGGTCGCTGCAGGGCATGCGTGCCGACTGCCCGATGGATCGCCGCCGGTTGCGGTTTCTCTTTGGAGTAAGCCACGCGGTTCAGGGCATGTCTAGCGCATTTCGCTGAACGGACATTTGCGCATGTGTTGAGGAATGCCGTTTCCATTGCGGATATTCCCCGACAAGTTTTTGTATGCACTTCGCTTTTATGGATGTTTATGTGTCTGTCTGTTTTCTGAATGCATGAAATATCGCCGTATTGCCATATTTCGTGATGGATTCATTCAGCGCGCGATTGCAACAATCCCGCCTTCGAGCTTCATGAACACCGCTTGCAGCGTTCGTGAGCGATGTCGGCGATTTCGGATACCGGCTCGTTCATGATCTGCAATCCGGCAAGTGCCCGGTCGCCGCACTGCATCATTCCGCAACGGCACGGGCGATGTACCACCGAACGACGACAGGACCAAGACAGTGCGCACGTGCCCGGCACACGTCGCATGCAAACGGCAGGTGTCCCCGTAGCGTCACCTTCCTCTGATCCGGATCCGGCGTTCCCGTTGACTGGCCCCTTGAGGGCCCTGGATGCATCGCATGACATCCACAAGACGATTGGAATACCCGCGTGGCGCCTTCAATGAGGTCTACGCGCTTCCGCCGCCGCTTTCGACCGATCGCGGCGGTGACGAAATCGACCTGCGCGCCCTGCTGGGCACCTTGCTCGACCACAGGCGCCTGATCCTCACGGTCACGGGTTTGTGTTTCGTGTTGGCACTGGCCTACGTGTTCATCGCCACGCCGGTGTACGAAGCCACCGCGATGGTGCAGGTCGAGCAGGCGCCGAGCATTCCCGGCATCAACGCCGTGGCGCAGGCGGTAGGCGCTGCCAACCCCGCGGCCGACGACGCGGTTTCAATCCTCACCTCGCAATCGGTGATCAAGAAGGCGGTCGACGACCTCAACCTCAACATCGTCGTCAACCCGTACCGGATTCCCCTACTCGGCAGCCTGGTCGCGCGGCAATACAAACCGGCCGCGCCCGGCGAGGTCGCCGCGGCGTGGCCGGGTCTCTCTGGCTACGACTGGGGCGGCTCGCGTCTGGACGTGTCGCAATTGGAGGTACCCGCCGATCTGTACGGCGA encodes the following:
- a CDS encoding Putative polysaccharide export protein YccZ precursor, with amino-acid sequence METSRNPLAEIAPRLRAAHGLRARNVLGGLLALVLCTVMAGCVPGQDMSMSVRGENANSDYVHLVPITPQLIATQIRSDVPEAIPAALADYQPQPYEVGPGDSLYITVWEHPELTSPAGTQQETAANGRVVRPDGTIYFPFAGTVHAAGKTVEQLRQLLTRKLSTYIKNPQVDVNVVAYNSQHVLMEGAFTKTGPQAITTVPLTLGEAMGTATVDVPNANLSDVLLSRDGTVYHLDMDSLAQNDLAKRIYLKAGDRVYLPYNDRQEIYVMGEVNRPEAIRFKTADLTLTQAIGQAGGLNQVTSKGKIYVIRDVTNQGSPHATVYELDAKSAVAFAVGSQFRVKPGDVVFASSAGVTKWNRFLTQLLPITSALSATASANYYIQHP